A region from the Medicago truncatula cultivar Jemalong A17 chromosome 6, MtrunA17r5.0-ANR, whole genome shotgun sequence genome encodes:
- the LOC120576103 gene encoding uncharacterized protein — MLAAEQENAQLREELVNLKGEMERMALMMETMMAEREQAAISNSTPVVVVTAAPEGPPQPSPTTTTTIGLTQPLMTDFSSGNMATMGNSGFRPLGPQGPFATPQYSMPSGYPWGMPIATNGVFGPGATEMPFPQGQQTSAHFQMSQPIPQATMTQAGPTVHVGPQHEEQIYHSDSIMGDDKAIDWEERFGALEKKMSNMRGKETVVQSIYDLCLVPDVNIPPKFKMPVFEKYQGDTCPQNHLTMYISKMIAYKNNVPLLIHCFQDSLTGPAHTWFMGLKGVTTFEQLAEAFMQQYKYNTYLAPSRKELQSLTQKDKESFKEYAQRFIQKAAQIRPPLDERELSELFYETLSPCYSEKMIVCASQKFTDLVETGMRIEEWARKGAAVSGSSSGGSSGVSSNGNKKFGNGYPKRNAQEVGMVAHGGPQPVYPNHPFVANITPQMTAPQNPNYQSPRPQGPAPYYPPLYQQPYNPQQLSQPPYYPQQPYQQRPYNPPQQQPRPQAPYNQQNQKQQFDPLPMTYGALLPSLLAQNLVQTIPPPRIPDPLPRWYRPDLHCIYHQGAPGHDVERCFALKKEVQKLINSKELTFTDSDVVAQNNPLPTHGPAVNMIQDDQEEACILSVGDIKTPLVPIHVKLCKATLFNHNHGACDICLMDPRGCIQVQNDMQGLLNRRELVVTREPESKDVCVVTPVFRARRPLVINPNSTKPVGTPLVICVPRPTPTTAQKAVPYKYEGTILEPGSETTSPVAVDNIAENSRILRSGRIFPTVGPKSVSVPVDEPVKERNAGKGKAEEQAKEFDFEDADEVLKLIKKSEYRVVDQLLQTPAKISIMALLSSSGAHRDALRKVLDQAFVDYDVTLGQFESIVGNVTACNSLTFSDEDLPAEGNKHNQALFISVLCRTDSLSNVLIDTGSALNVMPKSTFDQLAYSEAPLRLSKVTVRAFDGTRRSVYGEVDLPISVGPHEFQVTFQVMEIQASFSCLLGRPWIHDAGAVTSTLHQKLKFVSRGKLITVSGESAFLISNLSAFSVIGGSGSDGPSFQGFSAEESVGKIETCMASLKDARRVIQEGKTEGWGQLVELPENKRKEGIGFLNSKPGMFDPTRGSFHSAGFIHDSPETNAILDDAPGGVTPVFVTPGGACCNWIAVDIPSVTPRSKLNISESVEHSDPMLSPNFEVPVYEAVAEEDEEIPNEIKWMLEQERKTIQPHQEEIEIINLGTEEDKKEIKIGASLDVSVKKRVIELIREYVDIFAWSYKDMPGLDPDVVEHRLPLKPECPPVKQKLRRSHPDMALKIKEEVRKQIDAGFLVTSEYPQWLANIVPVPKKDGKVRMCVDYRDLNKASPKDNFPLPHIDVLVDNTAKCKVFSFMDGFSGYNQIRMAPEDREKTSFITPWGAFCYVVMPFGLINAGATYQRGFIVSQKGIEVDPDKVRAIREMPVPKTEKQVRGFLGRLNYISRFISHMTATCGPIFKLLRKDQGVKWNDDCQKAFDQIKEYLLEPPILVPPVDGRPLIMYLTVLEDSMGCVLGQQDETGKKEHAIYYLSKKFTDCESRYSVLEKTCCALTWAAKRLRHYMINHTTWLISKMDPIKYIFEKPALTGRIARWQMLLSEYDIEYRTQKAVKGSILAEHLAHQPVEDYQPIKFDFPDEEVMYLKAKDCDEPVFGEGPDPESEWGLIFDGAVNVYGSGIGAVLITPKGTHIPFTARIRFDCTNNIAEYEACIMGIEEAIDLRIKKIVIYGDSALVINQIKGEWETRHPGLIPYRDYARRLLTFFNKVELHHVPRDENQMADALATLSSMINVNGHNTVPVINVQFLDRPAYVFVAEAIDDDKPWYHDIQVFLQTQKYPPGASNKDKKTLRKLSSRFFLNEDVLYKRNFDRVLLRCVDKHEAEKLMCEIHEGSFGTHSCGHAMAKKILRAGYYWITMHADCYDHAKRCHKCQIYADKIHIPPSMLNVISSPWPFSMWGIDMIGRIEPKASNGHRFILVAIDYFTKIITDNGTNLNNNMMKELCDDFKIQHHNSSPYRPQMNGAVEAANKNIKKIIQKMVVTYKDWHEMLPYALYGYRTSVRTSTGATPFSLVYGMEAVLPVEVEIPSLRVLMEADLSEAEWCQSRSRLVGVCFEFSDTGFE; from the exons ATGTTAGCGGCAGAACAGGAAAACGCTCAGCTCAGAGAGGAACTGGTTAACCTCAAGGGGGAGATGGAAAGAATGGCACTTATGATGGAAACTATGATGGCTGAGAGAGAGCAAGCAGCAATCTCCAATTCAACTCCTGTTGTGGTCGTCACAGCTGCACCTGAGGGTCCCCCGCAACCATCTCCGACTACTACTACAACTATCGGCCTCACCCAGCCTCTGATGACTGATTTTTCTTCTGGTAATATGGCAACTATGGGCAACTCAGGCTTCCGTCCTCTTGGCCCCCAGGGTCCCTTTGCTACTCCTCAATATTCCATGCCTTCAGGCTACCCTTGGGGCATGCCGATTGCAACTAACGGGGTTTTTGGTCCAGGCGCTACTGAAATGCCTTTCCCACAGGGTCAACAGACTTCGGCACATTTCCAGATGAGTCAACCGATTCCTCAAGCTACCATGACTCAAGCAGGTCCTACTGTGCATGTTGGGCCACAACATGAAGAGCAGATTTATCACTCTGACAGTATAATGGGGGATGATAAAGCAATCGATTGGGAAGAAAGGTTCGGTGCTCTAGAGAAGAAGATGAGTAATATGCGGGGAAAGGAAACAGTCGTCCAAAGCATATATGACCTCTGCTTGGTACCAGATGTAAACATACCTCCAAAGTTCAAGATGCCTGTATTTGAGAAGTATCAAGGGGACACATGTCCACAAAATCATCTAACTATGTATATTAGCAAGATGATAGCTTACAAGAATAATGTTCCCTTACTCATTCACTGCTTCCAGGATAGTTTGACTGGTCCGGCACATACCTGGTTCATGGGGTTGAAAGGAGTCACTACTTTTGAACAGTTGGCTGAGGCCTTCATGCAACAGTACAAATATAATACCTATCTGGCGCCAAGTCGCAAAGAGTTGCAGTCCTTAACCCAGAAAGATAAAGAATCGTTCAAAGAATACGCACAACGGTTCATTCAAAAAGCTGCTCAGATTCGTCCTCCCTTGGATGAGAGGGaactttcagaattgttctatGAAACCCTGAGCCCTTGTTATTCAGAAAAGATGATTGTCTGTGCATCACAGAAGTTCACTGACTTGGTGGAAACAGGAATGCGTATCGAGGAGTGGGCTCGTAAGGGAGCAGCTGTTTCGGGAAGTTCTTCAGGTGGTTCTTCAGGGGTTTCGTCCAATGGTAATAAGAAATTTGGGAATGGTTACCCAAAGAGGAATGCTCAAGAGGTTGGCATGGTGGCTCATGGAGGACCTCAGCCCGTGTACCCTAATCACCCCTTTGTTGCCAACATCACCCCACAAATGACCGCACCCCAGAACCCAAACTATCAATCACCCAGACCTCAAGGACCTGCACCATACTATCCCCCACTATATCAACAACCATATAAcccacaacaactctctcaaccACCCTACTATCCtcaacaaccataccaacaaagGCCATATAACCCCCCACAACAACAACCCCGTCCTCAAGCTCCCTACAACCagcaaaatcaaaaacaacaatttgacCCCTTGCCAATGACCTATGGAGCATTGCTCCCTTCTTTACTTGCACAGAATCTGGTCCAAACAATACCACCTCCTCGCATTCCGGACCCTCTCCCACGCTGGTACCGTCCGGACCTTCATTGTATTtaccatcaaggggcaccaggccACGATGTGGAGCGTTGTTTTGCTCTTAAGAAAGAGGTTCAGAAACTGATAAATAGTAAAGAGTTAACCTTCACCGATTCTGATGTTGTAGCTCAGAACAATCCTCTGCCTACTCATGGGCCTGCTGTTAATATGATTCAAGACGATCAGGAAGAGGCTTGCATTCTCTCTGTAGGTGATATCAAGACTCCTCTGGTACCGATACATGTGAAACTGTGTAAAGCAACTCTCTTCAACCACAATCATGGAGCTTGTGACATATGTTTGATGGATCCTCGTGGATGTATACAAGTCCAGAATGATATGCAGGGTCTCCTAAATAGAAGGGAACTTGTGGTTACAAGGGAACCCGAGAGCAAGGACGTCTGTGTTGTCACTCCGGTATTCAGAGCCAGGAGGCCGCTGGTGATAAACCCTAACAGTACAAAGCCCGTTGGTACTCCCTTGGTAATCTGCGTGCCTAGGCCCACGCCTACTACGGCTCAGAAAGCTGTACCCTATAAGTACGAAGGCACGATTCTTGAGCCCGGAAGTGAGACAACTTCACCTGTTGCTGTGGATAATATCGCAGAGAATAGCCGGATTTTGAGGAGTGGCCGCATCTTTCCTACGGTGGGTCCGAAGAGTGTTAGTGTTCCGGTCGATGAGCCAGTAAAAGAGCGAAACGCCGGTAAAGGTAAAGCTGAGGAGCAGGCCAAAGAGTTTGACTTTGAGGATGCCGATGAAGTCTTGAAGCTGATCAAGAAGAGTGAATACAGGGTGGTGGACCAGCTGTTACAAACTCCTGCGAAGATTTCCATCATGGCCCTGTTATCAAGTTCTGGCGCTCATCGGGATGCCCTGAGGAAAGTACTAGACCAGGCatttgtggattatgatgtaacTCTGGGTCAATTCGAAAGCATTGTGGGGAATGTGACCGCGTGTAACAGTCTGactttcagtgatgaagatctCCCGGCGGAGGGGAATAAGCATAATCAAGCTTTATTCATCTCTGTACTTTGCAGAACGGACTCGTTATCCAACGTCCTGATAGATACCGGCTCTGCACTTaatgtgatgcccaagtcaacttTCGACCAATTGGCGTACTCCGAGGCTCCTTTGAGACTTAGCAAGGTGACAGTAAGGGCCTTCGATGGAACTAGGAGATCGGTGTATGGTGAGGTAGATTTGCCAATTTCGGTCGGCCCACATGAATTTCAGGTTACTTTCCAAGTCATGGAAATCCAGGCTTCTTTCAGCTGTTTGCTCGGCAGACCTTGGATTCATGACGCTGGGGCTGTGACATCTACTCTCcatcagaaattgaagtttgtaagTCGTGGAAAGTTGATCACTGTGAGTGGCGAATCGGCCTTTTTAATCAGCAATTTGTCTGCTTTCTCTGTTATCGGTGGTAGTGGTTCAGACGGGCCATCATTCCAAGGATTCTCTGCCGAAGAAAGTGTCGGTAAGATTGAGACTtgtatggcttcattgaaggatgccCGGAGAGTAATTCAGGAAGGCAAAACCGAAGGCTGGGGTCAGCTAGTGGAGTTGCCAGAAAACAAGCGTAAGGAGGGAATTGGTTTCCTTAACAGTAAGCCTGGGATGTTCGACCCTACCAGAGGTTCTTTCCACAGTGCTGGTTTCATTCATGATTCGCCAGAAACCAATGCAATTTTAGATGATGCACCTGGAGGAGTGACACCGGTCTTTGTGACGCCTGGAGGAGCTTGCTGCAACTGGATTGCTGTTGACATTCCTTCTGTGACACCCCGCTCTAA ACTGAACATAAGTGAATCCGTTGAACACAGTGACCCCATGctttctcccaactttgaggtcCCGGTTTACGAGGCTGTGGCAGAGGAGGATGAGGAGATCCCGAATGAGATCAAATGGATGTTGGAACAAGAAAGGAAGACAATTCAACCTCATCAGGAGGAGATAGAAATCATCAATCTGGGCACTGaggaagacaagaaagaaatcaagattggggcATCGTTGGATGTATCTGTCAAGAAAAGAGTAATTGAGCTTATCAGAGAATATGTTGATATATTCGCATGGTCATACAAAGACATGCCGGGTCTAGACCCTGATGTCGTTGAACACAGACTGCCTTTGAAGCCTGAGTGTCCTCCGGTaaagcagaaattgagaagatctcatcctgatatggccctcaagatcaaagaggaagtgCGAAAGCAAATTGATGCAGGTTTCCTAGTCACATCAGAGTATCCTCAATGGTTGGCCAACAtagtgcctgttccaaagaaagatggtaaagtcagaatgtgtgttgattatCGGGACTTGAACAAGGCTAGTCCGAAGGATAATTTTCCTTTGCCTCACATTGATGTGTTGGTTGATAATACTGCTAAGTGCAAGgttttctccttcatggacggtttctccggctaCAATCAGATCAGGATGGCTCCtgaggatagagaaaagacgtctttcatcACGCCCTGGGGTGCTTTCTGCTATGTGGTGATGccatttggtttgataaatgctggtgccactTACCAGAGGG GCTTTATCGTCAGTCAAAAGGGTATTGAAGTTGATCCCGACAAGGTCAGAGCCATCAGAGAAATGCCTGTTCcaaagacagagaagcaagtcagaggttttctTGGTAGACTCAATTATATCTCCAGATTTATCTCTCACATGACCGCCACATGTGGACCAATTTTCAAGTTACTCCGCAAGGATCAAGGGGTGAAGTGGAATGATGATTGTCAGAAGGCTTTTGATCAAATCAAAGAATATCTGTTAGAACCTCCAATTCTTGTTCCTCCAGTTGACGGAAGACCTTTAATCATGTATTTAACAGTACTGGAAGATTCCATGGGCTGTGTTttgggtcaacaagatgaaaccggaaagaaagagcacgcTATCTACTATTTGAGTAAGAAGTTCACTGATTGTGAGTCCCGATACTCTGTACTTGAgaaaacttgttgtgctttaacTTGGGCGGCCAAGCGTctccgtcattatatgattaatcatacaacttggttgatatccaagaTGGATCCtatcaagtacatatttgagaagccAGCTTTAACTGGAAGGATTGCTCGCTGGCAGATgttattgtccgagtatgatatcGAGTATCGCACTCAGAAAGCAGTCAAAGGTAGCATCTTGGCAGAACATTTGGCTCATCAACCAGTCGAAgactatcaaccaatcaaattcgATTTCCCAGATGAAGAGGTTATGTATCTAAAAGCAAAAGATTGTGACGAACCAGTGTTCGGTGAAGGTCCTGATCCTGAATCCGAAtggggtttgatatttgatggagCCGTTAATGTCTATGGTAGTGGAATTGGTGCAGTTCTCATTACCCCTAAGGgtactcacatcccttttactgcAAGGATTCGATTTGATTGTACAAACAACATCGCAGAATATGAAGCTTGCATCATGGGTATCGAAGAAGCCATCGACTTGAGGATCAAGAAAATTGTcatctatggagattcagctctcgtgattaaccagatcaaaggagAATGGGAAACTCGCCATCCTGGTTTGATTCCCTACAGAGATTATGCGAGACGATTGctgactttcttcaacaaagtagAGTTACACCATGTGCCCCGtgatgagaatcaaatggcGGATGCTTTAGCTACTCTATCCTCAATGATCAATGTGAACGGTCACAATACTGTGCCAGTAATCAATGTCCAATTTCTCGACCGACCTGCTTATGTGTTTGTAGCTGAAGCAATTGATGATGACAAGCCATGGTATCATGATATCCAAGTTTTCCTTCAAACTCAAAAATACCCACCTGGGGCATCCAACAAGGACAAGAAAACATTGAGAAAATTGTCAAGCCGTTTCTTCCTTAACGAAGACGTTTTGTATAAAAGGAACTTTGATAGGGTCCTACTTAGATGTGTGGATAAGCATGAAGCAGAAAAATTGATGTGCGAGATTCATGAAGGCTCTTTCGGAACTCACTCATGTGGGCACGCCATGGCGAAGAAGATATTGAGGGCTGGGTACTACTGGATAACAATGCACGCTGATTGCTACGATCATGCCAAgagatgccacaaatgtcaaatctatgctgacaaGATTCATATACCACCATCTATGCTCAATGTCATCTCTTCCCCGTGGCccttctctatgtggggcattgacatgattggtCGGATTGAACCAAAGGCTTCCAATGGGCATCGCTTCATATTAGTGGCTATCGATtatttcaccaa AATCATCACAGACAATGGCACAAATCTGAATAACAACATGATGAAAGAGTTGTGCGATGACTTCAAGATTCAACATCACAATTCTTCTCCTTACAGACCACAGATGAATGGGGCAGTtgaagctgcaaacaagaacATCAAGAAGATCATACAGAAGATGGTAGTTACTTATAAGGACTGGCATGAAATGTTACCCTACGCTTTGTATGGATACCGTACCTCAGTGCGAACCTcgacaggggcaacccctttttcTTTGGTATATGGTATGGAGGCTGTACTACCTGTAGAGGTTGAGATTCCTTCTTTAAGAGTCTTGATGGAAGCTGATTTGTCTgaagctgaatggtgccagagcag ATCTAGACTTGTAGgagtttgttttgaattttctgATACCGGATTCGAGTAG